A stretch of the Selenomonas ruminantium subsp. lactilytica TAM6421 genome encodes the following:
- a CDS encoding flavodoxin: MKKLWIACLSMLMVLGLMGCGTDNGKAEEKTPPAKTVAQAANTDAAAAGDKILVAYFSATGNTKQLAENTAKALGADLYEIRPESPYTAEDLNYNDETTRATVEQKNDGFRPSLADKNAPIASYKTIILAYPIWWAQAPRIMDTFVESYDFTGKNMTAVCTSGGSDIGSSADYLAKLTKGKANWKPGKLFSPQAGTDEIKAWYNGLGF; encoded by the coding sequence ATGAAGAAATTATGGATTGCCTGCTTGTCCATGCTGATGGTACTGGGGCTGATGGGCTGCGGCACGGATAATGGCAAGGCCGAGGAAAAGACACCGCCAGCTAAAACGGTGGCTCAGGCGGCTAATACTGATGCTGCGGCAGCAGGAGATAAGATCTTAGTCGCTTATTTTTCCGCGACAGGCAATACGAAGCAGCTGGCGGAGAATACCGCCAAGGCCCTGGGCGCAGATTTGTATGAAATTCGGCCGGAATCCCCCTATACGGCCGAAGACCTGAATTACAATGATGAAACGACCAGGGCCACGGTAGAGCAGAAAAATGATGGCTTCCGCCCCTCCTTAGCGGACAAGAATGCCCCCATTGCCAGCTACAAGACCATTATTCTGGCCTATCCCATCTGGTGGGCTCAGGCGCCCCGCATCATGGACACATTCGTGGAAAGCTATGACTTTACGGGCAAGAATATGACGGCTGTCTGCACCTCCGGCGGCAGTGATATCGGCAGCAGTGCAGATTATCTGGCCAAGCTTACCAAAGGCAAGGCCAATTGGAAACCGGGCAAGTTATTCAGCCCGCAGGCCGGCACCGATGAAATCAAAGCCTGGTATAATGGCTTAGGCTTCTAA
- a CDS encoding DUF362 domain-containing protein, whose amino-acid sequence MKEKMTRRNFVKLAGMAVAIAALPGCATFAADEKGAGANEPLGKAKVAGTGGEHYLPYRERQGAESVVYFTRDLSAAGLLKIYDKVKDKLGGKVAVKLHTGEPHGPNIIPRPWVKDLLQNRLSEGTIIETNTYYGGGRDTTEKHRETLKTNGWTDFTTVDIIDAEGTAMLPVPNGKWFTEMSVGKDMLKYDSLLTLTHFKGHAMGGFGGSNKNLGIGCADGKIGKKMIHAGESGSQWGVTNEEFMERMTESTQATVTHFKDKIAFINVMRNMSVDCDCAGTSAQPVVTPDIGIVASLDILAADQACVDCVYALPEESKHDLVERMESRHSMRQLTYMKEMGMGNDRYQLIDLDNGDKVITAAEAVKDIKGTWGTGRA is encoded by the coding sequence ATGAAGGAAAAAATGACTCGCAGGAATTTTGTAAAGCTGGCAGGTATGGCCGTTGCTATAGCCGCTTTGCCAGGGTGTGCGACCTTTGCCGCTGACGAAAAAGGTGCAGGAGCAAATGAGCCGTTGGGGAAGGCGAAAGTCGCTGGTACCGGCGGGGAGCACTATCTTCCCTATAGGGAGCGGCAAGGGGCAGAGTCGGTGGTTTATTTTACCCGCGACCTGTCGGCGGCCGGACTGCTGAAAATCTATGACAAGGTGAAGGATAAGCTGGGCGGCAAGGTGGCTGTCAAACTGCACACGGGTGAGCCCCATGGCCCCAATATTATTCCCCGCCCCTGGGTGAAAGATTTGCTGCAGAACCGCCTATCGGAGGGCACCATCATCGAAACCAACACCTATTATGGCGGTGGCCGTGATACCACTGAGAAACACCGGGAGACACTGAAGACCAATGGCTGGACGGATTTCACCACGGTGGATATCATCGATGCAGAAGGTACGGCCATGTTGCCGGTGCCAAATGGCAAGTGGTTCACAGAGATGTCCGTGGGCAAGGATATGCTGAAGTACGACTCGCTTTTGACCTTGACGCATTTCAAAGGGCATGCTATGGGCGGTTTTGGCGGCTCCAATAAAAATCTCGGCATTGGCTGTGCGGATGGAAAAATCGGCAAGAAGATGATTCATGCCGGAGAAAGCGGTTCCCAGTGGGGTGTGACTAATGAGGAGTTCATGGAGCGCATGACTGAATCCACTCAGGCTACAGTCACGCATTTCAAGGACAAGATTGCCTTCATCAATGTGATGCGCAATATGAGCGTGGACTGTGACTGCGCCGGTACCTCGGCCCAGCCTGTCGTCACGCCGGATATTGGTATTGTGGCCTCCTTGGATATTCTGGCTGCGGACCAGGCTTGTGTGGACTGTGTCTACGCCCTGCCGGAGGAAAGCAAGCATGATTTGGTGGAGCGCATGGAATCCCGTCACAGCATGCGCCAGCTGACCTATATGAAGGAAATGGGCATGGGCAATGACCGCTATCAGCTGATTGACCTCGATAATGGCGACAAAGTGATCACGGCTGCCGAAGCCGTAAAGGATATCAAGGGAACCTGGGGAACAGGCCGAGCTTGA
- a CDS encoding flavodoxin, whose protein sequence is MSKKLVAYFSASGVTAKAAKNLAEAAGADLFEIKPEVPYTQADLDWHDKNSRSSVEMRDSKSRPQIAAGDAKIADYDVIFVGFPIWWYVAPTIINTFLESYDFAGKTIILFATSGGSGFGKAVEGLKDSVADSTVIREGKLLNGNPSVAELKDWVESL, encoded by the coding sequence ATGAGTAAGAAATTAGTAGCTTATTTTTCCGCCAGCGGTGTGACGGCAAAGGCTGCCAAGAACCTTGCCGAGGCGGCTGGGGCAGATTTGTTTGAAATCAAGCCGGAAGTGCCCTATACCCAGGCCGATTTGGATTGGCATGACAAGAATTCCCGCAGCTCCGTGGAGATGCGGGACAGCAAATCTCGTCCGCAGATTGCGGCAGGTGATGCCAAGATTGCGGACTATGATGTGATATTTGTGGGCTTTCCCATCTGGTGGTATGTGGCGCCCACCATCATCAACACCTTCCTGGAAAGCTATGATTTTGCCGGCAAGACCATAATTCTCTTCGCCACATCCGGCGGCAGCGGCTTTGGCAAGGCCGTGGAAGGGCTGAAAGACAGCGTGGCAGATAGCACCGTTATCCGGGAAGGCAAACTGCTGAACGGGAATCCTTCGGTTGCTGAACTTAAAGACTGGGTGGAAAGCTTATAA
- a CDS encoding C39 family peptidase: MVELFRMSAKKALPLVCMLCFTASTTMAEEKVIPYPAGLDTVTEGASSAPAEINHKDSPYFTDLDFYDMESIPGRRIVLPHYKTYQQSREYTCGPAAALTVLYWYGNRDYDEMSLTKAMKTQGYPIGTGLRNMVGFFKGIGWEVRSSLNSDKLSRYEDFRTFILESLAHGKPVLVENIEWGGHWRAIIGYDNMGTKSMLDDMLIFADPYDTCDHKQDGYTASNATKFYSMWFDHSMLPKKERYQPWIIAYPKDADTVGK, from the coding sequence ATGGTGGAATTGTTTCGCATGAGCGCAAAAAAGGCTTTACCGCTGGTATGTATGCTATGTTTTACGGCCTCCACAACGATGGCAGAAGAAAAGGTGATTCCCTATCCGGCTGGGCTTGATACGGTTACAGAAGGTGCTTCATCTGCTCCAGCGGAAATCAATCATAAGGATTCACCGTATTTTACAGACCTGGATTTCTACGACATGGAAAGTATCCCGGGACGCCGTATTGTACTTCCCCACTATAAGACCTATCAACAGTCAAGAGAGTATACCTGTGGTCCTGCCGCGGCCTTGACCGTGCTTTATTGGTATGGGAACAGGGATTATGATGAAATGAGCTTGACAAAGGCCATGAAAACCCAGGGGTATCCAATCGGTACCGGGCTTAGAAATATGGTTGGATTCTTTAAAGGAATCGGCTGGGAGGTGCGTAGCAGCCTGAACAGCGATAAACTTAGCCGCTATGAGGATTTCCGTACCTTTATCCTGGAATCGCTGGCTCATGGGAAACCGGTACTGGTGGAAAATATAGAGTGGGGCGGTCATTGGCGGGCTATTATTGGCTATGACAACATGGGAACGAAGTCAATGCTGGATGATATGCTTATTTTTGCAGATCCTTACGATACTTGTGACCATAAACAGGACGGATATACCGCTAGCAATGCTACAAAATTCTACTCCATGTGGTTTGATCATTCCATGCTGCCTAAGAAGGAGCGCTATCAACCTTGGATTATAGCTTATCCGAAGGACGCTGATACTGTAGGAAAATAG
- a CDS encoding SH3 domain-containing protein, translating into MNKMKRIWFYVFLVCLLIVPNYTVASTGATNTDGGMYVVNCESWISLRAYASTDAPVIAKIPLGDMVNIIDDNDPCYQKMIFAHVRYHGNTGYALYSYLTPHCTLYRVANCNEWISLRSAPSADAAVITRIPLGEYVRFVKAGSNGYYYVYYKGNLGYALAEYLS; encoded by the coding sequence ATGAATAAGATGAAAAGAATATGGTTCTATGTATTCCTGGTTTGCCTGTTGATTGTGCCCAATTATACTGTCGCATCTACGGGGGCAACGAATACGGATGGTGGTATGTATGTTGTCAACTGTGAAAGCTGGATAAGCCTTCGGGCATATGCATCTACAGATGCTCCCGTCATCGCGAAGATACCACTTGGAGATATGGTGAATATTATTGATGACAATGATCCCTGCTATCAAAAGATGATATTTGCCCATGTCCGCTATCATGGGAATACGGGTTATGCATTATACAGCTATCTGACTCCTCATTGCACGTTATACCGTGTGGCCAACTGTAACGAGTGGATAAGCCTGCGTTCAGCACCGTCCGCGGATGCAGCGGTGATTACTCGTATTCCGCTAGGGGAATACGTTCGCTTTGTCAAAGCAGGCAGCAACGGGTACTACTATGTTTACTACAAAGGAAATCTGGGTTATGCACTGGCTGAGTATCTTTCATAA
- a CDS encoding cupin domain-containing protein → MANFNKISVASDARTELHDKLNLTGAEISVNNLPAGAGVPFVHYHKKNEEIYFVTAGKGTAVIDGQTVELAAGDWLRIAPAARRQFSAAANEGISFICIQVRENSLEEYTADDAEVEQ, encoded by the coding sequence ATGGCAAATTTCAACAAAATCAGTGTGGCAAGCGATGCAAGAACTGAGCTGCATGACAAATTGAACCTGACGGGGGCAGAGATCAGCGTCAACAACCTGCCCGCTGGTGCTGGTGTTCCTTTTGTGCACTACCACAAGAAAAACGAGGAGATTTACTTCGTCACGGCCGGTAAGGGCACAGCTGTGATTGACGGGCAGACCGTAGAACTCGCAGCTGGCGATTGGCTGCGCATTGCCCCAGCAGCGCGGCGTCAATTCTCGGCAGCTGCCAATGAAGGCATCAGCTTCATCTGCATCCAGGTGCGGGAAAACTCCCTGGAAGAATATACTGCAGACGATGCTGAAGTAGAACAGTAA
- a CDS encoding Rrf2 family transcriptional regulator → MQFSFRLPVATHILLCIERFKDEYKTTSNFLASSVNVNPVIIRKTLGQLKAAGLVDVAAGVGGAKLTKSPQDITLWDVFQAVEEDEDLFHFQENPNPKCPVGRNIHGVLGDRLEEVRQHMQADFKKVTIADLLASIEAKEAAE, encoded by the coding sequence ATGCAGTTTTCGTTTCGTCTGCCGGTAGCGACACATATATTGCTTTGTATCGAGCGGTTCAAGGATGAGTACAAGACCACTTCCAACTTTTTGGCCAGCAGTGTCAATGTGAACCCGGTCATTATTCGGAAAACATTGGGGCAGCTCAAAGCAGCCGGCCTGGTGGATGTGGCAGCAGGTGTCGGTGGGGCCAAACTCACAAAAAGCCCGCAAGACATCACGTTGTGGGATGTCTTCCAGGCTGTGGAAGAGGACGAGGATCTATTTCATTTTCAGGAGAACCCCAATCCGAAGTGCCCGGTGGGCAGGAATATCCATGGGGTGCTAGGGGACAGGCTCGAAGAGGTCAGGCAGCATATGCAGGCTGATTTCAAGAAAGTCACCATTGCAGATTTATTGGCGTCTATCGAGGCGAAAGAAGCGGCAGAGTGA
- a CDS encoding DUF5131 family protein has product MHDIWNPWHGCRKISPGCANCYMYTLDKQRGKDGAAIYRTENFAYPLQKDRYGSYKVKSGELIRVCMTSDFFLEEADKWRDEAWEIMRQRPDVIFYLLTKRPERVADCLPQDFGSGWENIWFNVTCENQKMADIRLPLLKDLPFKHKGVMCAPLIGAVSLKPYLEEGFIEQVICGGENYEGARPCNFDWILALHEECQEASVSFSFIEIGSDFIKDGKHYRLQSKQKQAEQAFKAGLNFKGKPMHFDLRYAIGIPVTPDDCYRAVYDGPHCHACGSRLICNGCSHCGKCGN; this is encoded by the coding sequence ATGCATGACATCTGGAATCCATGGCATGGCTGCAGGAAAATCAGCCCCGGCTGTGCCAACTGTTATATGTATACGCTGGATAAGCAAAGAGGGAAAGACGGCGCTGCCATTTACCGCACGGAAAATTTTGCCTATCCGTTGCAGAAAGACCGCTACGGCAGTTATAAGGTAAAGAGCGGCGAGCTTATCCGTGTGTGTATGACTTCGGATTTTTTTCTGGAAGAGGCGGACAAATGGCGGGACGAGGCCTGGGAAATCATGCGGCAGCGGCCGGATGTCATTTTCTATCTGCTGACCAAACGGCCGGAGCGGGTGGCGGACTGTCTGCCTCAAGACTTTGGCAGCGGCTGGGAAAATATCTGGTTCAATGTCACCTGCGAGAATCAAAAAATGGCTGACATCAGACTGCCGCTGCTTAAGGATTTGCCCTTCAAGCACAAAGGTGTGATGTGTGCGCCCTTGATTGGCGCCGTAAGTTTGAAGCCCTATCTGGAGGAAGGTTTCATCGAGCAGGTTATCTGCGGCGGCGAGAACTATGAAGGGGCACGGCCCTGCAACTTTGATTGGATACTAGCTTTGCATGAAGAGTGCCAGGAAGCCAGTGTATCCTTTTCCTTCATTGAAATCGGCTCAGATTTCATTAAAGACGGCAAGCATTATCGTTTGCAAAGCAAGCAGAAACAGGCGGAGCAGGCATTTAAGGCAGGTTTGAATTTCAAGGGCAAGCCCATGCATTTTGACCTGCGGTATGCCATTGGCATTCCGGTAACGCCAGATGATTGCTATCGAGCAGTCTATGACGGTCCGCACTGCCATGCCTGCGGCAGCAGATTGATATGCAATGGATGCAGCCATTGCGGCAAGTGCGGGAATTAA